One genomic window of ANME-2 cluster archaeon includes the following:
- the ftsZ gene encoding cell division protein FtsZ → MESIIKEAITRADMEGRTQGMRPKVELGQTDSELEEVLQQLKTNIRVVGCGGGGSNTIQRMTEEGIAGAELYALNTDAQHLLHVSVEHKILIGRKKTRGLGAGSLPQIGEEAAKESDSEIRAAVEGADMVFITCGLGGGTGTGSAPVVAEAARAEGALTIAVVTLPFSVEGAVRRNNAEAGLERLRDVADTVIVVPNDKLLEVVPRLPLQAAFKVSDEVLMRAVKGITELITKPGLVNLDFADVRTVMQKGGVAMIGLGESDNEDKAAESVQKALRSPLLDVDISGATSALVNVVGGPDMTIAEAESVVEEVYAKIDPEARLIWGAQIDPALEHSIRTMLVVTGVKSAQIYGKGNARNITSRYGIDFVK, encoded by the coding sequence ATGGAATCCATCATTAAAGAGGCAATCACGCGGGCGGATATGGAAGGGAGGACACAGGGCATGAGACCGAAGGTCGAACTTGGCCAGACCGACTCAGAACTGGAAGAAGTTCTTCAACAGTTAAAGACGAATATCCGCGTGGTCGGTTGTGGAGGCGGTGGTTCAAATACCATCCAGAGAATGACCGAAGAGGGTATAGCCGGGGCAGAGCTATATGCATTGAATACAGATGCCCAACATCTTTTACACGTTTCTGTCGAACATAAGATATTGATCGGCCGGAAGAAGACCCGAGGCCTGGGTGCAGGCAGCCTGCCGCAGATCGGAGAGGAAGCTGCAAAAGAGAGCGATAGCGAAATACGAGCAGCCGTTGAAGGGGCTGACATGGTTTTTATCACTTGCGGATTAGGAGGCGGTACCGGGACCGGTTCTGCACCTGTTGTAGCAGAAGCTGCCAGGGCAGAGGGGGCACTGACAATAGCTGTGGTTACACTGCCGTTTAGTGTTGAAGGGGCTGTCAGGCGTAACAATGCAGAAGCAGGTCTTGAACGTCTTCGTGACGTGGCAGATACGGTCATCGTAGTTCCCAATGACAAGCTCCTTGAAGTTGTACCAAGATTGCCTTTGCAGGCAGCATTCAAGGTATCGGATGAGGTGTTGATGCGTGCTGTAAAAGGCATTACCGAACTAATTACCAAGCCCGGACTGGTCAACCTGGACTTTGCAGATGTGAGAACAGTAATGCAGAAGGGTGGAGTTGCCATGATCGGGCTCGGCGAGTCTGACAACGAGGATAAAGCTGCCGAATCTGTACAAAAGGCACTACGCAGTCCCCTGTTGGATGTAGACATATCAGGGGCGACATCGGCACTTGTCAATGTAGTTGGCGGACCCGATATGACCATCGCTGAAGCCGAGAGTGTGGTTGAGGAGGTCTACGCCAAGATCGACCCCGAAGCCAGGTTGATCTGGGGTGCCCAGATCGATCCCGCACTTGAACATTCCATCCGTACCATGCTTGTGGTCACAGGCGTGAAATCTGCACAGATCTATGGTAAAGGCAACGCCCGTAACATTACCAGTCGTTACGGCATTGATTTCGTGAAATAA
- the rpl12p gene encoding 50S ribosomal protein P1 — MEYVYAALLLHNAGKDVTEDAITGILQAADVDVDATRVKALVASLEGVDIQEAIEKAAFAAPAAGAAAGAPAAVAEEAPAAAEEAAAEEEEEAEESGMEGLGALFG; from the coding sequence ATGGAATATGTTTATGCAGCACTTTTACTGCACAATGCAGGTAAGGACGTAACAGAAGACGCAATAACAGGTATCTTGCAGGCCGCAGATGTCGATGTGGATGCAACAAGAGTGAAGGCCCTGGTGGCATCACTTGAAGGCGTCGACATCCAGGAAGCAATCGAGAAAGCCGCTTTTGCAGCCCCGGCAGCTGGAGCAGCAGCAGGAGCACCTGCCGCAGTAGCTGAGGAAGCCCCGGCAGCAGCTGAAGAGGCCGCAGCTGAAGAAGAGGAAGAGGCTGAAGAGAGCGGAATGGAAGGACTGGGCGCACTGTTCGGTTAA
- the lsrF gene encoding 3-hydroxy-5-phosphonooxypentane-2,4-dione thiolase encodes MDWGMQNRISQIIKPKTGRTVMLAVDHGYFLGPTSHLENAKKTIEPLIEYADALMPARGVLRADVDPGTSTPIVLRVSGGNSIVGEDLTREGITTSVEDALRLNVAAVAMSIYVGSKYEHQTLMNLGNLVNECERYGMPVVAVTAVGKDMVRDARYLALCCRIAAELGAKIVKTYYTDDFQTVVEGCPVPIVVAGGKQMNTEMDVFELVHSAISEGAVGVDMGRNIWQNEYPVAMIKAVRAIVHENFTPRKAMDLYNSEKEK; translated from the coding sequence ATGGACTGGGGTATGCAAAACCGTATATCACAAATAATTAAACCAAAGACCGGACGAACAGTCATGCTGGCAGTGGACCACGGCTATTTCCTGGGTCCCACAAGCCACCTTGAAAACGCAAAGAAAACAATCGAACCGCTGATCGAATATGCAGATGCGCTCATGCCCGCCCGCGGTGTCCTGCGCGCCGATGTAGACCCAGGCACATCCACACCGATCGTACTTCGGGTATCGGGCGGCAACAGCATTGTTGGCGAGGACCTGACAAGGGAAGGCATCACTACATCGGTAGAGGATGCACTGCGACTGAATGTAGCAGCCGTTGCCATGTCCATCTATGTAGGCAGCAAGTATGAGCACCAGACCCTGATGAACCTTGGAAACCTGGTAAACGAATGTGAACGCTATGGAATGCCTGTGGTGGCAGTGACAGCAGTAGGGAAGGATATGGTGCGGGATGCCAGGTATCTGGCACTGTGCTGCCGGATAGCTGCCGAACTGGGCGCAAAGATCGTTAAGACCTATTATACTGATGATTTCCAAACAGTCGTGGAGGGCTGTCCTGTACCTATCGTGGTTGCCGGCGGTAAGCAGATGAACACAGAAATGGATGTGTTCGAACTGGTCCACAGTGCCATATCAGAAGGGGCAGTAGGTGTGGATATGGGCCGCAACATCTGGCAGAACGAATATCCAGTTGCCATGATAAAGGCCGTGCGGGCTATTGTGCATGAAAACTTCACACCGCGCAAAGCCATGGACCTGTACAACAGCGAAAAGGAAAAATAG
- a CDS encoding protein translocase SEC61 complex subunit gamma — protein sequence MIPLKFSEYTRILRLTRKPTREEFITIAKVAGAGILIIGVMGFIIYFFLTEIPKMI from the coding sequence ATGATACCGTTGAAGTTCAGTGAATACACCCGGATACTCAGGCTTACCCGCAAGCCCACAAGAGAAGAATTCATTACAATTGCTAAAGTAGCAGGTGCGGGCATTTTAATCATCGGGGTTATGGGATTTATTATATATTTCTTCCTTACCGAGATCCCTAAAATGATATGA
- the hemB gene encoding porphobilinogen synthase produces the protein MFPVTRMRRLRSPPLRRMVRETALSVDDLIAPLFIDENLTKPQPIASMPGIRRETPGSVVNEARELADLGIPAVILFGLPKEKDETGTHAYGDDDVVQNATRAIKAELGDDMVVITDLCLCEYTSHGHCGIVDYKTGDVLNDPTLPILGKTAVSHARAGADIVAPSGMMDGMVAAIRQALDGNGFTNTPIMSYAAKYSSSFYGPFRDAADSGYSFGDRSTYQMDPGNSNEAMREVQQDIEEGADIVMVKPALPYLDLVYRVKHEFGMPTAAYNVSGEYSMIQGAVDQGWLDESAIMESLISIKRAGADMILTYFARYAAGKLKG, from the coding sequence GAGAGACAGCATTATCAGTAGATGACCTGATCGCACCACTGTTTATTGATGAGAACCTGACAAAGCCCCAGCCCATCGCTTCCATGCCCGGTATCAGGAGGGAGACCCCTGGAAGTGTGGTAAATGAGGCCAGGGAACTGGCTGACCTGGGTATTCCTGCTGTGATACTGTTCGGGCTGCCAAAGGAAAAGGACGAGACCGGCACCCATGCATACGGTGATGACGATGTCGTCCAGAATGCCACCCGTGCCATCAAAGCCGAACTGGGAGACGATATGGTAGTCATCACTGACCTGTGCCTGTGCGAATACACTTCGCACGGTCATTGCGGTATCGTGGATTATAAGACCGGTGATGTGCTTAACGACCCCACCCTGCCCATACTGGGTAAGACCGCAGTGAGCCATGCACGGGCAGGTGCGGATATTGTGGCACCTTCGGGAATGATGGACGGGATGGTGGCAGCCATTCGCCAGGCTCTTGATGGGAACGGGTTTACGAACACGCCTATCATGTCCTATGCTGCCAAGTACTCATCATCGTTCTACGGGCCGTTTCGGGATGCTGCGGATTCAGGATACAGTTTCGGGGACCGCTCCACGTACCAGATGGACCCTGGCAACAGCAACGAGGCCATGCGTGAGGTGCAGCAGGATATTGAGGAAGGGGCAGATATCGTGATGGTGAAACCGGCACTGCCGTACCTGGACCTGGTCTACCGGGTCAAGCACGAATTCGGGATGCCAACGGCAGCGTATAATGTAAGCGGTGAATATTCGATGATACAGGGAGCCGTTGACCAGGGCTGGCTGGATGAGAGTGCCATTATGGAATCCCTTATATCTATCAAGCGAGCCGGGGCTGATATGATACTTACATATTTCGCCAGGTATGCGGCTGGAAAACTCAAGGGTTAA
- a CDS encoding 50S ribosomal protein L11, protein MGDVIEALIPGGQANPGPPLGPALGPLGVNIKEIVDSINEKTADFNGMQVPIKIIFDDKKNYNIEIGTPPTSALILKELGLEKGSGNAGTENVGNLTIEQAAKVARMKRDGLLSRNFESAVNEIIGSCVPMGLTVEDMDPREAQKAVKAGKFRDRLEA, encoded by the coding sequence ATGGGTGATGTAATAGAAGCATTAATACCAGGCGGACAGGCAAATCCCGGTCCTCCATTGGGTCCTGCGCTGGGACCGCTTGGCGTGAATATCAAAGAAATTGTGGATAGTATTAATGAGAAGACTGCGGACTTTAACGGAATGCAGGTTCCGATAAAAATAATCTTTGATGATAAAAAGAATTACAATATTGAGATTGGAACACCTCCTACCTCTGCCCTGATATTGAAGGAACTGGGGCTGGAGAAGGGATCAGGTAATGCCGGGACCGAGAATGTAGGTAACCTGACCATTGAACAGGCAGCTAAGGTTGCCAGGATGAAACGTGATGGCCTGCTGTCCAGGAATTTTGAATCGGCTGTCAATGAGATCATCGGTTCCTGTGTACCCATGGGTTTGACTGTAGAGGACATGGACCCAAGGGAAGCACAGAAGGCGGTAAAGGCAGGCAAGTTCCGGGATAGACTGGAAGCCTGA
- a CDS encoding 50S ribosomal protein L1 yields the protein MTFEDILESVKQALEQAPERNFSESVDLAINLKNVDMSKPENRVDEEIILPSGLGKTITIAVFAKGDIAQRAKSAGAEMILDPEEIEGLGDDKTKARELANNIDFFISEVAYMPSIAKALGPILGPRGKMPEPLTPDKNIEDIVNKAMNAIRVRSKDRLSFHLPVGRRDMEPEALAQNIETVVSRIENKMVSGKQNIKSIYVKTTMGPVVKVI from the coding sequence ATGACGTTTGAAGATATTTTAGAATCAGTAAAACAGGCGCTTGAGCAGGCGCCAGAACGCAACTTTTCAGAAAGTGTAGACCTTGCTATTAACCTTAAAAATGTTGATATGAGCAAGCCTGAGAACCGTGTGGATGAAGAGATCATCCTTCCCAGTGGCTTGGGAAAAACTATCACAATTGCTGTTTTTGCTAAAGGTGATATTGCCCAGAGGGCGAAAAGTGCCGGAGCCGAGATGATACTGGACCCGGAAGAGATTGAAGGTCTGGGGGATGATAAGACAAAGGCACGTGAACTTGCAAATAATATTGATTTTTTCATATCAGAAGTTGCTTATATGCCTTCTATTGCAAAGGCATTGGGGCCTATCCTGGGACCAAGAGGCAAGATGCCCGAGCCATTGACTCCTGATAAGAACATTGAGGATATAGTCAATAAAGCTATGAACGCAATCCGGGTACGCAGTAAGGATCGGCTTTCATTTCATCTTCCAGTGGGACGCAGGGATATGGAACCTGAAGCACTGGCCCAGAACATCGAGACAGTCGTATCCAGGATCGAGAATAAGATGGTAAGTGGCAAGCAGAATATCAAATCGATCTATGTCAAGACCACAATGGGGCCTGTAGTGAAGGTGATCTAA
- a CDS encoding 50S ribosomal protein L10: protein MDAEHHSMHIPQQKKDEIEDIKAKIGQYSVVGLVGIHGMPSKQFQQMRSSIRDSVLIKVSKNSLITRALNECSEDIKSLENYLDHETGLVFSNDNSFKLFRLLESSKTPAPIKGGMKAPNDITVEKRPTDFPPGPIIGELQSAGIPAAIEGGKVVIRETKVVAKKGEVVSQNLAAMLTRLEIFPLELGLVLRGTFEDGMLFDASTLAIDEGKISLDFTTAASQAFNLAVNSAYPTRTTIQALLAKAASESRNLAVNAVIYEPGVMDILLSKAQGHVMVLAGLVSDEALDDDLKAKMGAQAAVSPVEVEPGKEETAGEADEVEEEAAEEETEEAAAEGLGALFG, encoded by the coding sequence ATGGACGCAGAACACCACAGCATGCACATACCCCAGCAGAAGAAAGATGAGATTGAGGATATTAAAGCCAAGATCGGGCAGTACTCGGTAGTTGGGCTGGTGGGTATCCACGGAATGCCGTCGAAGCAGTTCCAGCAGATGCGTTCAAGTATCAGGGATTCGGTGCTGATCAAGGTCAGCAAGAACTCACTGATAACAAGAGCATTGAATGAATGTTCTGAAGATATTAAATCCCTGGAGAATTATCTTGATCATGAAACGGGTTTAGTATTCTCAAACGATAATTCGTTCAAATTATTCAGGCTTCTCGAATCGAGCAAAACTCCAGCTCCTATCAAGGGTGGTATGAAAGCACCCAATGATATTACTGTTGAAAAAAGACCAACCGATTTCCCGCCCGGGCCCATTATAGGTGAACTGCAATCGGCAGGTATTCCCGCAGCCATTGAAGGCGGAAAAGTGGTCATACGGGAAACCAAAGTGGTCGCTAAGAAAGGTGAAGTTGTCTCACAGAATCTGGCAGCCATGCTGACCCGTCTTGAGATATTTCCACTTGAACTGGGACTGGTCCTGAGAGGGACCTTTGAGGACGGTATGTTGTTCGATGCATCAACTCTTGCCATCGATGAAGGTAAGATATCACTTGACTTCACAACAGCAGCCAGTCAGGCGTTCAACCTGGCAGTCAATTCGGCATACCCGACCAGGACCACCATTCAGGCACTGCTTGCAAAGGCAGCATCTGAGTCAAGGAATCTGGCAGTGAATGCAGTGATATATGAACCTGGAGTGATGGATATATTGCTGTCTAAAGCCCAGGGTCATGTGATGGTACTGGCAGGCCTGGTATCGGATGAAGCCCTGGACGATGACCTGAAAGCAAAGATGGGGGCCCAGGCTGCAGTGAGCCCGGTTGAGGTCGAGCCTGGAAAGGAGGAGACTGCCGGGGAAGCAGATGAAGTAGAAGAAGAAGCTGCTGAGGAAGAAACTGAAGAAGCAGCAGCAGAGGGGCTAGGTGCCCTGTTCGGATGA
- a CDS encoding ACT domain-containing protein, translating into MWSKILSKFKKHPAQEKVVKLLLERGFQVNGQGRVVSGNIELPHTQVAREIGVDRRVVDSTCEVILSDETLTSIFQNVYTIPFLKDVAPVLGLGVIVITPGDASRTGILGQVATAVAEHGLSIRQAVTEDPYLTENPLLTIITDDNIPGDLIDELKKVPGVKGVTIY; encoded by the coding sequence ATGTGGAGCAAGATACTAAGCAAGTTCAAAAAACATCCTGCACAGGAAAAGGTCGTCAAACTTCTGCTGGAGCGAGGCTTTCAGGTCAATGGGCAGGGACGTGTGGTTTCAGGCAATATCGAATTGCCCCACACCCAGGTTGCAAGGGAGATCGGTGTTGACAGGAGAGTGGTGGATTCCACATGCGAGGTTATATTATCAGATGAGACCCTGACCAGCATATTCCAAAATGTATATACAATTCCCTTCTTAAAGGATGTGGCACCTGTATTAGGTCTTGGTGTTATTGTCATAACACCGGGCGATGCTTCCAGGACTGGTATACTTGGTCAGGTAGCCACAGCAGTGGCAGAACACGGTTTAAGTATCAGGCAAGCAGTTACTGAAGACCCATATCTTACAGAAAATCCGCTGCTTACTATAATAACGGATGACAATATACCTGGCGACCTTATAGATGAACTAAAGAAAGTGCCTGGGGTAAAAGGGGTCACTATTTACTAA
- a CDS encoding transcription elongation factor Spt5, whose amino-acid sequence MNEDTIGDTEIYVVKTTANQERSVANLISMMAEKEHLDIMAILAPDELKGYILVEAKSPDIVETAIQTLPHARSLIRGASTLKEVEHFLTPKTAVVGITEGSIVELISGPFKGEKARVKRVDETHEEITVELFEAMVPIPITVRGDNVRVLKREEQE is encoded by the coding sequence ATGAATGAGGATACAATCGGAGATACTGAAATATATGTGGTGAAGACCACTGCCAACCAGGAGCGTTCAGTGGCAAATCTCATCTCGATGATGGCAGAGAAAGAGCATCTTGATATCATGGCCATCCTCGCACCTGATGAATTGAAGGGATATATACTGGTGGAAGCAAAATCGCCCGACATAGTGGAAACAGCTATCCAGACCCTGCCACATGCCCGTAGTTTGATACGGGGAGCATCCACGCTTAAAGAGGTTGAACATTTCCTGACACCGAAGACCGCTGTTGTAGGGATCACGGAAGGAAGTATAGTCGAACTGATCTCAGGTCCCTTCAAAGGCGAGAAAGCAAGGGTCAAGAGAGTTGACGAAACACATGAAGAAATTACAGTGGAACTCTTTGAGGCTATGGTACCGATTCCCATCACGGTCCGCGGTGACAATGTGAGGGTACTGAAACGGGAAGAGCAAGAATAG
- a CDS encoding alcohol dehydrogenase catalytic domain-containing protein, with the protein MPVPSIGSDELLVRVEASGICGSDVMEWYRIMRAPLVLGHEIAGTVAEVGTDVSRYKVGNRIFVSHHVPCNTCHYCLAGHHTVCDTLRSTNFDPGGFAEYLRVPAINVDRGVFLLPDEMSFDQGVFIEPLACVYRGQRLAGIKPGQSVLVIGSGITGLLHVKLAAALGVGSIFSTDINQYRLDMASICGAEVIDARDNVPERLLELNDGRLADVVIICTGAVPAINQALASVDRGGTILFFASPEPGVSVPLPVFELWKNEVSIVSSYGASPLDITKAIELIQASRVEVTDMITHRFVLADAEKGFKLVAGAGESMKVIIEPHKPF; encoded by the coding sequence ATGCCTGTACCTTCCATCGGTTCCGACGAACTGCTGGTCAGGGTGGAGGCCAGCGGCATCTGCGGCAGTGATGTCATGGAGTGGTACCGCATCATGCGCGCACCGCTGGTGCTGGGGCACGAGATAGCAGGCACGGTTGCCGAAGTGGGGACGGACGTCAGTCGATATAAAGTGGGGAACCGCATCTTCGTATCCCACCATGTCCCATGCAATACCTGCCACTACTGCCTGGCCGGTCACCATACGGTCTGCGATACCCTGCGCAGCACTAATTTCGATCCGGGCGGTTTTGCCGAATATCTCAGGGTGCCTGCCATTAATGTAGACAGGGGCGTATTCCTGCTGCCCGATGAGATGTCTTTTGACCAGGGTGTGTTCATCGAACCCCTGGCCTGCGTGTACCGGGGGCAGCGGCTAGCAGGGATAAAACCGGGCCAAAGCGTGTTAGTTATAGGTAGCGGGATTACGGGACTACTGCATGTCAAACTGGCTGCGGCACTGGGTGTAGGCAGCATTTTTTCCACTGATATCAATCAGTATAGGCTAGATATGGCATCAATTTGCGGAGCAGAGGTCATTGATGCACGCGATAATGTGCCTGAACGCCTGCTGGAATTAAATGACGGGCGGCTGGCAGATGTGGTCATTATCTGTACCGGCGCCGTACCTGCAATAAACCAGGCGCTGGCTTCGGTGGACAGGGGAGGTACCATCCTGTTCTTTGCCTCACCCGAACCTGGAGTCTCAGTGCCGCTGCCTGTATTTGAGTTGTGGAAGAACGAGGTCAGTATTGTCAGCTCATACGGCGCCAGTCCACTGGATATTACGAAAGCCATTGAACTTATACAAGCAAGTAGGGTGGAGGTAACGGACATGATAACCCACAGGTTCGTTCTGGCAGATGCAGAAAAAGGGTTCAAACTGGTGGCCGGAGCCGGCGAATCTATGAAAGTGATAATTGAACCACACAAACCATTTTAA